The window GGCATCTCCGCCGCCTACCAGAGCATGGAACACCCCGCGGCCGACCACGCCAAAGCGGTCATGCAGCTCGCCGCCGCGGGCACCGGGGTCCGACTCTCCGACGGGTCCACCAACGTCCTGCCGGTCGGCGAGAGCACCCCGGACGCGTGGCGGCTGCACGCCCGGCTGGTGCGCCGGTCGTTGGAGCGCGGCTTCTACCAAGGCTGGGACCTACATCCCGCGCAATTGGTGACCCGGTACGCCGCCACCTACGGCTTCTTCCGCGAGGGCCTTCCCGCCGCCGCCGAGCGGCTGCGGGACTACGTGGAACAGACCGGTGGCGGGGTGCTCGACGAGCCCGCCACCGCCCAGGCGCTCGCCGCGTTCGTCGTGCGCGGCCTGAACTGCGGCGCCACCGACGACACCGAGGTCGCCGAGCTCACCGGGCTCGACCGCGCGACCCTCGACAGCTTCGCCTGCCGCCGAGTCGGCTGATCCCAAGCATGCAGGGGCCTTGATTCTCGACGCCCTGACTCGTACTGTCGTTTTCACACAGCAAAACATTTATTCCACAATACGAAATCCCGGAGGTCGCAGTGGGTCACTCGCTCCGCTTCGAGGTGAACTGCTCGATCCTGTTCACCGACCTGCCCCTGTTGGAGCGACCGCGGGCGGCCAAGGACGCCGGCTTCGACGCCGTCGAGTTCTGGTGGCCGTTCGCCGAGGCCGTCCCCGCCGACCGCGAGGTCGACGCGTTCGTCGCCGCCCTGGAAGACGCCGACGTGCAGTTGGTCGGGCTGAACTTCTTCGCGGGCGACATGCCCGGCGGCGACCGGGGCCTGGTGTCCTGGGTCGGCCGCGAGCAGGAGTTCCGCGACAACGTCGCCCTGGTCACCGAGATCGGCGTCCGCACCGGCTGCCGGGCGTTCAACGCCCTGTACGGCAACCGGATCGCCGAGGTCGACCCCGCCGCCCAAGACGACTTGGGCGCGGAGAACCTGGCGCACGCCGCCGAGTCCGCCGCCCGCATCGGCGGCACGGTTCTCATCGAGGCGGTCAGCGGCCCGCAGCCCTACCCGCTGCGCACCGCGGCCGACGCCTTCGCGGTGATCGACCGGGTCGGCGCACCGAACGTGCGGTTCCTGGCCGACCTGTTCCACCTGTCTGTCAATGGAGATGACCTGGACAAGGTCATCGACGAGTACGCCGACCGCACCGCGCACGTCCAGATCGCCGACGCCCCCGGCAGGCACGAACCGGGCTCCGGCGACCTCGCCATCGACGCCGCCCTGGCGCGGCTGGAGCGGGCGGGCTACCGCGGGTGGGTCGGCCTGGAATACGTCCCGAGCACCACGACCGTCGAGAGCTTCGCGTGGCTGCCACGCGAGCGCCGGTCAAGCAAGTAGAGGAGAACGAACATGACCACGATCGGATTCATCGGACTCGGGATCATGGGTGGCCCGATGGCCGCCAACCTGGTGAAAGCCGGGTACGACGTCGTCGGGTGCAACCTGACCCAGCCGCCGGTCGACCGGCTCGTCGCCGCCGGTGGGCGCGCGGCGAGCGGCATCGCCGAGGCCACCCGCGACGCCGACATCGTGATCACGATGGTCCCCGACTCCCCCGACGTCGAGGACGCGGTCCTCGGTGACGACGGTGTGCTGGCCAACGCCAAGCCCGGGCTGCTGCTCATCGACTGCAGCTCGATCCGCCCGGCCACCAGCCGCGCGGTCGCCGAAGCCGCTGTCGCGCAAGGGGTCCGCGTGTTGGACGCCCCGGTCAGCGGCGGCGAGCAGGGCGCGATCGACGCCACCCTGTCGATCATGGTGGGTGGCGAGGCCTCCGACTTCGAGACCGCGAAGCCCATCCTCGACGCGGTCGGCAAGACCGTCGTCCACGTCGGACCGCACGGCGCCGGGCAGACGGTGAAGGCGGCCAACCAGCTCATCGTCGCCGGGACCATCGAACTCGTCGCCGAGGCGATCGTGTTCCTCGAGGCGCACGGCGTCGACATGGACGCCGCGATCAAGGTCCTCGCCGGCGGGCTCGCGGGCAACGCGATCCTCGACCGCAAGGCCGCGAACATGCTCAAGCGCGACTTCACCCCCGGTTTCCGCCTTTCCCTGCACCACAAGGATCTCGGCATCGTGCAGGCCGCGGCCCGCGACGCCGGTGTGGCGATCCCGCTGGGCGCGGTCGTCTCGCAGCTTGTCGCGTCGATGGTGGCGCGTGGTGATGGCTCCCTGGACCACTCCGGGTTGCTCAAGCTCGTCCAAGAACTGTCCGGCCGCTGAGTAGGGAAGACACATGCCACGCATGACCGCCGCGCGCGCCGCGGTCGAGATCCTCAAGCGCGAGGGCGTCACGCACGCCTTCGGGCTGCCCGGCGCCGCCATCAACCCGTTCTACGCCGCGCTGCGTGCCAGTGGCGGTATCGACCATGTCCTGGCCCGCCATGTCGAGGGCGCCTCGCACATGGCCGAGGGCTACACCCGGGCCAAGCCCGGCAACATCGGCGTCTGCGTCGGGACTTCAGGCCCCGCGGGGACCGACATGATCACCGGCCTGTACTCCGCGGCCGCCGACTCCATCCCGATCCTGTGCATCACCGGGCAGGCCCCGGTGGCCCGGCTGCACAAGGAGGACTTCCAAGCCGTCGACATCACCTCGATCGCCAAGCCGGTCACCAAGATGGCGATGACCGTGCTGGAGGCCGCGCAGGTGCCGGGCGCGTTCCAGCAGGCGTTCCACGTGATGCGTTCGGGTCGCCCCGGCCCGGTGCTGCTGGACCTGCCGATCGACGTGCAGCTCACCGAGATCGAGTTCGACCCCGACACCTACGAGCCGCTGCCGGTCTACAAGCCTGCCGCCACGCGCGCGCAAATCGAGAAGGCGCTCGACCTGCTCGCCGAGGCTCAGCGCCCGCTGATCGTCGCGGGCGGCGGGATCATCAACGCCGACGCCGCCGACCTGCTCGTCGAGTTCGCCGAGCTGACCGGTGTCCCCGTTGTGCCGACGCTCATGGGCTGGGGCGCGATCGCCGACGACCACCCGCTGATGGCCGGGATGGTCGGCCTGCAGACCGCGCACCGCTACGGCAACGCCACCATGCTCGAGTCGGATTTCGTGTTGGGCATCGGCAACCGGTGGGCCAACCGGCACACCGGTGGCCTCGACACCTATCGGCAGGGCCGCAAGTTCGTCCACGTCGACATCGAGCCCACCCAGATCGGGCGCGTGTTCGCCCCCGACTACGGGATCGCGTCCGACGCGAAGGCAGCGCTGGAGCTGTTCGTCGAGATCGCCCGCGAGCGCACCCTCCCGGACCGCAGCGAGTGGGCCGAGTCGTGCCAGGCGCGGAAGCGGACGCTGCAGCGGCGCACGGACTTCGACAACACCCCGATCAAGCCGCAACGGGTGTACCAGGAGATGAACCGCGCGTTCGGCCCCGACACCCGCTACGTCACCACGATCGGGCTCTCGCAGATCGCGGCGGCCCAGTTCCTGCACGTGTACCGGCCGCGGCACTGGATCAACTGCGGCCAGGCGGGCCCCCTGGGTTGGACGCTGCCGGCGGCGATCGGCGCTTCGGTCGCGGACCCGGACACCCCGGTGGTCGCCCTGTCGGGTGACTACGACTTCCAGTTCATGATCGAGGAGCTGGCGGTCGGCGCGCAGTTCGCCATCCCGTACATCCACGTGGTCGTGAACAACGCCTACCTGGGGCTGATCCGGCAGGCGCAGCGCGGGTTCGACATGGACTTCTGCGTGCAGCTGTCCTTCGAGAACATCAACTCCCCGGAGCTGGGCGCCTACGGCGTCGACCACCTCAAGGTCGCCGAGGGCCTGGGCTGCAAGGCGATCCGGGTGACCGACCCGGACGACCTGCTCTCGGCGTTCGAGAAGGCCAAGTCGATGATGGCCGAGTTCCGGGTGCCCGTGGTCGTGGAGGTCATCCTGGAGCGGGTCACGAACATCTCGATGGGCACGGAGATCGACAACGTGGTCGAGTTCGAGGAACTCGCCACCCGACCGGAGCACGCGCCGACCGCCGTCCTCACGCTCGATTGAGCGAGGATCAGGGTATGGACGTGCTGGTCGCACCGGACAAGTTCAAGGGCTCGCTGACCGCCCGCGAGGTCGCCGCGCACCTCGCCGCCGGGTTGCGCTCGGTGGTGCCCGGTCTCGCGGTGCGGGAGGTGCCCGTGGCCGACGGCGGCGAGGGCACCCTCGACGCGGTGGTCGCGGGCGGGTTCGAGCGGGTCGGAGTCCGGGCGAGTGGCCCGACGGGGGCGCCGGTCGACACCGGGTACGCCCTGCGCGACGGGGTCGCGGTGGTCGAGCTGGCCGACGTGTCCGGGCTCGCGCGGCTGCCCGGTGGCGTGCTGGAGCCGATGCGGGCGTCGTCGTACGGGACCGGGGAGGTGGTGCGCGCGGCGCTCGACGCGGGCGCGCGCACCGTCGTCCTCGGTCTCGGCGGGTCGGCGTGCACCGATGGTGGTGCGGGTCTGCTGCGGGCACTCGGTGCCCGCTTCCTCGACCGGCATGGCATCGAGGTCGACGCCTGGACCGAGGCGGAACGCCTCGACCTGAGCGGGCTGCACCCGGGGGCGCGCGCGACGGAGATCGTCGTCGCCTCCGATGTGGACAACCCGCTGCTCGGCCCGCACGGCGCGGCGGCGGTGTATGGGCCGCAGAAGGGCGCGGACGCCGCCCAGGTGCGGATGCTGGACTCCGCACTGGCCCGGTGGGCGGAGGTCGTGCGCCGGGAGACCGGTGTGGACGCCGCCGAGCAGCCTGGGTCGGGTGCCGCGGGTGGAGTCGGGTTCGCCTCGCTCGCCCTCGGCGCCACCCTGCGCCCGGGTATCGCCTACCTGCTCGACGTCCTCGGGTTCGGCAAACACCTGACCGAGGCCCGGCTCGTCGTCACCGGTGAGGGCTCGCTCGACGAGCAGACCCTGCGCGGCAAGGCACCCGCCGGGGTGGCCGCGGCGGCCCGAGCGGCCGGGGTCCCGGTGGTCGCCGTGGCCGGTCGGATCCAGTTGGCCCGTGCGGACTTGGCGGCGGCGGGGTTTGCTGGGGCGTATGCCTTGACGGATCTGGAACCCGACCCGGCCCGCTGTATGGCCGAGGCGGGTCCACTGCTCGAACGGCTCGCCGCCCAGCGGGTCGCCACCCACTTGGAGGTTTCTCCATGACCGACTTCGACCTGGTGTTGCGGGCGCGGCGGGTCATCACCGGGGCCGGTGAGCAGGCCCGCTGGGTGGGTGTCCGCAACGAGCGCATCGCCGCCATCGAACCCTTCGACACCCCGGTGCGGGCCGCACAGGTGATCGACCTGGCCGACGACGAGGTGCTGCTGCCCGGGCTGGTCGACACCCATGTGCATGTCAACGAACCCGGCCGCACCGAATGGGAGGGCTTCGCCAGCGCCACCCGGGCCGCCGCCGCGGGCGGGGTGACGACCATCGTCGACATGCCGCTCAACAGCGTGCCCCCCACGGTGGACGTCGACGCGCTGCGGGTGAAGCGCAAGGCCGCGCAGGGGCAGGTGTGGGTCGACACCGGCTTCTGGGGCGGCGCGGTCCCCGGCAACGTCTCGGCACTGCGACCGCTGCACGACGCCGGGGTGTTCGGGTTCAAATGCTTCCTGCTGCACTCCGGTGTCGACGAGTTCCCGCACCTCACCGCCGCCGAACTCGACGAGGCCATGCGCGCGGTGGCCGCGTTCGACGGCCTGCTGATCGTGCACGCCGAGGACGCCGACACCATCGACCATGCCCCACACGAGCCCGGTGCCGCCTACGCCGACTTCCTGCGGTCGCGGCCCCGGGTCGCCGAGGATGTGGCGATCGCGCAGGTCATCGAGCTGGCCAAGAGCACCGGGTGCCGGGCGCACATCCTGCACCTGTCCAGCGCCGACGCCCTGCCGATGATCGCCGCCGCGCGCGGCGAAGGTGTCCGGCTCACCGTGGAGACCTGCCCGCACTACCTGAGTTTCACGGCCGAGGAGATCGGCGACGGCGCCACCCAGTTCAAGTGCTGCCCACCGATCCGGGAAGCCGACAATCGCGAGCAGCTCTGGCAGGCTCTCGCGGAGGGCGTCATCGACTGCGTCGTGTCCGACCACTCCCCCTGCACCCCGGAGCTGAAACGCCTCGACCTGGGTGACTTCGCGGTCGCGTGGGGCGGGATCTCCTCGATCCAACTGGGCCTGCCCGCCGTCTGGTCCGGCGCCCGCGAACGCGGCCACACCCTGGCGAACGTCGTCGAGTGGATGGCGGAACGCCCCGCCACCGTGGCCGGGCTGGCCAACAAGGGCCGCGTCGCGGTGGGCGCCGACGCCGACTTCTGCGTGTTCGCCCCGGATGCGGAGTTCGTGGTCGACCCAGCGGCCCTGCACCACAAGAACCCCATCACCCCCTACGCGGGCCGCGCGCTGACCGGCGTCGTCCGCGAAACCTGGCTGCGCGGCACCCGCGTCGCCGAGCGGCCACACGGACAACTGATCTCCCGAGGAGAGTCATGAGCGACTTCACCGACCTGCCCGACCTGGCCGTCCGCACCCTGGGCGGCGGTGTGGTCGCCGCCAACGACGAACTCTTCGCCGAACGGGAAAACCTGATCCGCCCCACCGCGGCGGTCTACCAACCCCACACCTTCGGCCACAAGGGCCAAATCTACGACGGTTGGGAAACCCGCCGCAGGCGCGAACCCGGCCACGACTGGGCGATCGTGCGACTCGGCGTCCCCGGCGTTGTGCGTGGTGTCGTGGTCGACACGGCCTGGTTCGTCGGCAACTACCCAGAACACTGCACAGTCGAGGGCGCGGCGGTCACCGGCTACCCCAGCCCGGAGGAACTGGCCGACGCCGACTGGGTGGAACTGGTACCGAAGTCAGCCCTCAAGGGCGACACCCGCAACCTCTTCACGGTCGACTCGACCAAGCGCTTCACCCACGTACGACTCAACATCTTCCCCGACGGCGGTGTGGCCCGTCTGCGCGTACACGGCGAAGCCGTACCCGACCCAGCCCTCTTCGACGGTGTGCCGTTGGACTTGGCGGCGATGGAGAACGGCGGCGTGATCACGGGCTGCTCGAACATGTTCTTCGGCGGCCCCGCGAACCTGCTGCTCCCCGGCAAGGCCCGAACCATGGGCGAAGGCTGGGAAACAGCCCGCAGGCGCGACGACGGCAACGAGTGGGTAGAGGTGCGCCTGGCGGAAGAAGGCGTGGTGCGGCAGGTCGAGATCGACACAACCCACTTCGTCGGAAACGCACCAGGCTGGTTCCGCCTAAGCAGCGGGGACCTAGAGCTCATCCCACGAACGAGGTTGCAGCCAGACACCCGACACCTGTTCGTAGTCGAGGTCCCCACCCCAGTACGAAACATCCGGGTCGACACCTACCCAGACGGCGGCTTCGGCAGGCTACGCGTCTACGGCGCACTGACCCCAGAAGGCCAAGCCCGATTGACCCAGCGCTACACCGATTCCCAGCACTAACCACCGCACCAAGTAACGGGCCGAACCCAACGGCCTGTTTGGGTGGTTCGCCTTGATTTGGGGTGAAATGGGCCTAAACTTTCGCGGCGCGGGGCAGTTTCCCTATCCTGCCCGCTTTACCCGCGCAGGCCCATTTCCGGGGTCCCCAAATCAAGGCGAACCACCCAAACAGGCCCACCCGTCAAGCCAGCGGCGAGCCCCCAGGCACCCAAGCCAAAGGCTCAGTCCGAAGGCATCTCACGGTTGGAGAAGTAAGGGTTCTTGAACGGCAACTCCGACAGCCACTCCAACAACCCGCGATACACCTTCACGTAATACCCCTGCTCATAAGCCTCAGGCGTAACCCACCAACTCACGTCGACGTCGTGGTCGAGGTTGTCCGCAGTCAGCGGCGTACGCCCACCCATCGGATACAGGTAGCAACACCCGAGATACCGGTCCGAAGTGTCGTACAAGGCATACGTATACGAGCCACCGTCCCGGAACTCGGCTTCATGCCAGACCAGGTCGACGTAGTTGTACTCCTCGGTGACCGGCCCAGTCGGCCACGAACCGCCCCGCGTCTGCCGGATGAGGTCCAGGCTGGCGTTGATGCCGCGCACATCCTCGCTCAGGTCCGCGCGCGTGATCGCCTTGGCGACGACGTCCTCGTACGTCAGCCGCTGCGAGACCGCCTCCGGAGGCGCGTCGAGTTTCCGTTTGAACGTGCGGTAGTCCATCTCGCTCCTCGTCGTTGGGATTCCCACGCTAACGGGTGCGGGCCGCTCGGACCCCTCGACTGGTGAAGGTCCGCACTCTGCGAGAAGACCCGCCGATGTGGCGTCGTGATACTGCGGTCGACGTCGCTGAGGTGAGGGGACACCATGAGCATCGAAACCGAGCGGGCGGGACCGCGATTAGGCGGCCTGTCGGCGGCTGCCTGGGACGGGTTGGCCGGGCCGCATTTCTATTCGTCCGCGGACTGGTTGGGGTACTGCGCCGCGGAGTTCGGTGGGGAGAGCGCCGCCGCGGTGTCCTATCAGGACGGTGCGCCGGTGTGCGCGGTCCCCTACGCGTGGGCTGGGGACTCCCTGTTCGGGCGGTATCGCTGGCACAACATCCTGACCGCCGCGGGTCTGCCCGCGCCCGCACCGGAGGGGATTCTCGTCGGCCCGCGGGAGGGGTACCAGGCGCATTTCCTTGGGACGCCGGGTCCGGCCGCGCTGGGTGAGGTGGTGGACCAGGTGCGGGTGGCGGCCAGGGGGCAGTCGTGTGTGGCCATGTACGTCACGACCGAGGACGCGCTCGCCTTGCGCCGCGCGGGGGTGACGGCGACACCGGTCCTGCTCGACGCGGACGCGTGGGTCGAGGTGCCGGGGGGCGACCGCGCGAAGTGGGAGGCGTCGCTGTCGAGCAAGCGGCGCACGATGGTCCGCCGTGAGCAGCGCAAGTTCCGCGATAGCGGCTACCGGATCGAGCAGGTTCCGCTGACCGGGTGCTGGGAGCGCCTGGGTGCGGTGGCCAGCGCGACCCAGGCGAAGTACGGGCATGCCACCACACCCGAGGTCGAGCTGGCGGCGCTGCGCAGCCACGCGGTCCACATGGGCGACGCGGCGCAGGTGGCGCTGCTGTCCACACCGGAGGGCTCGGTGGTCGGCTTCTGCCTCTACTACGTGTGGCGGGGCACGGCGTTCCTGCGGTGGGTGGGTTTCGACTACGAACGGCTTGCGGGCTGCGAGTACTTCAGCGTCGTCTACTACGCCCAGATCGAGTGCGCCACCGAACTCGGCATCCAGTGGCTGCACGCGGGCGTGGGCGCGATGGAGGCCAAGGCGATGCGGGGCGCCCGGCTGCGGCCGCTCTGGCTGGTCGACCTCACCGAGGACAGCGTGCTCGCGGGCGCGGAGCCCGAGATCCGCGCGCACAACGCGGCCGCGTATGGCGAACTCAAAGCCGCCTCGGCGACGGCGAGCGCGGTCGACGACGACGCCTGGCGGCCTTTCCTTTAGTCCGCCGCATAGAGCAATGACGAAGAACCATGCCTGCTGTCTAAGAAGGACAATCCGATCATGTCTTCCGACGCGGTGACGCGCGCGTATCTCACGGCCGCCGGTGAACCTGGATCGCGCCTGGGCGCGGCGATCGAGCAGGTGCGGAGCGCGGCGTCACTCGCCGCGTGGGGCGGGCAGTTCCTCGACCGGCCACTGTTTGTGGGCGAGGCGGAACTGCGGGCTTTCGGCGCCGACCTGCATCAGCTGACCGGGTTGCTGCTGGACCTGCCGGGGCGGCTTTTCGACGGCGACCTCGAACGGTTCGCCGACGCCGCGGGTGTCGATGGGGAGCGCGGCGCGCTCATGCGCAGGCTGGGGGTGGCGCCGCCCGCGACCGGGCGCGCGGACGTCTACCACGACGGCGAGGCCTACCGGGTGTTGGAGTTGGGCATCGGCAGCGACCACGGGGGCTGGGACCGCAGCGGCGAGGTGCCCCGCGCGTTCCTGAAGGACGAGGCGTTCGCCGCGTTCGCCGCCGAGCACCGGCTCGGCTACACCCACAGCCCGACGGAGCTGGCGGCTACGCTGCGCGGTGTCGCCGGGGACGACGACCCGGTCGTCGCATTGGTGGAGGGGCCCGGCGCCTTGGGCGAGTGGATCGCCGCCTGGCAGCCGCTGCGCGACACCCTGCGCGACTGTGGGATCCGGTGCCACCTGGGCGAACTGGGCGACCTCTCCGTGCACGGCGACAAGCTGTTCTTCGGCGGTGACCGGGTCGACGTCGTCTACCGGTGCTTCGACACCGAGCAGGTGCTGGCCGACCCGGCGGCGCTCGACCTCGTCGAGCGGATCTGCAAACTGCATGAGGCGGGCGAGGTGGTGCTCTGGACGCCGCTGGAGTCGAACCTGTTCGTCGAGAAGGGATGCCTGGCGCTGTTGTCCGACCACGGCCGGTCCGGTGCTTTCTCCGCTGATGAGCGGACCCTGATCGACCGGGTGGTCCCGTGGACCCGCCTGCTCAGCGAGCCGTCTCTGCGGGCCGACCCCGACCTGCTCGACCGGTGCCGCGCCGAGCGCGAGCAGCTGATCCTCAAGCCCACCGACCAGTTCGGCGGACACGGCATCGTCGCCGGGTGGGAGACCCCCGAACGCGAGTGGCTCGACGCGCTGCACGCGGCGGCGTCGACGAGCGCGGTCATCCAGCGCCGGGTGATCCCCCGGACCGAACCGGCCATCGGGCCCGACGGGCAACCGGAGACCTGGCACGCCGTCTACGGGTTCTATTACACGCCAACGGGTTTCGCGGGCGTGCACGCCCGGGTGGCACCGGTGGACCGCAGCGCCGTCATCGGCCTGGCCACCAACCAGAGCGTCCGCTCGGCGGGCGTCTTCCACATCGAGGAGAACTGATGACGCAGACAGCGGCGGCGCCCGCCCGCACCAAGCTGCCCGGCGCCTTCCACTACCTGTGGGGAGCCAGCTTCATCGCCACGCTCGGCGACGGCGTGCTCCTGGCCGCGCTCCCGCTCATGGCCAAGTCGCTGAGCGCCGACCCGCAGCTCATCGCCGGGGTGGCCACCGCGGGCACCGCGCCCTGGCTGCTCGCGCTGGTCGTCGGGGTCGTCGTCGACCGGCACGACCGCAAGCGGCTGATGATGCTGGCGCAGCTGACGCAGTGCGCCCTGGTCGTGCTGATCGCGGTGATCGCCACCACCGGCCTGACCCAGCTGTGGATGCTGTTCGTCCTGGCGTTCGGCATCGGCTCGGCGGAGGTGCTGTTCACCGCGGCCAGTCAGGCGTTCGTGCCCTCGATCGTGGGCCGGGACAACCTCGAGACCGCCAACGGCAGGCTCATCACCACGCAGATGGTGTCCAAGCAGTTCCTCGGCCCGCCGCTGGGCGGGGCGCTGTTCGCCTTCGCCCTGCCCCTGCCGTTCTGGCTCAACACGATCACGTTCGCCGTCTCGGTGGTCCTCATCGCCCGTGTGCGCCGCACGGCCGCGCCCGCGGTGACCGCACCGCGGCGGTCGATGGCCGCGGAGATCGGCGAGGGCCTGCGCTGGCTGTTCCGCAACCGCCTGCCGCGGGTGCTCACCCTGGGCGCGGGCGCGGGGAACTTCTGCGAGTGGATGGCGCTGTCGGTGCTGGTGCTATTCGCCACCGAGGTCCTGCACCTGGGCGACCAGGGGTTCGGTCTGCTGCTGGGCGCCATGGCCATCGGCGGGGTCATCGGCGGCCTGGTCAGCGGCCGCGCCGTCACCCGCTTCGGCGCCCGCCAGGTCGCGATCGGCGCGCAGCTCGTCTGCCCGTTCGCCTGGTTGGCCATCGGCCTCGTCGGCCGGGACCCGGTCACGGTCGTGCTGCTGTTCACCGCGTTCTCCACCGCGGTGACCCTGTGGAGCGTCGTGTCGCTCTCGGCGCGGCAGCGGCTGATCCCCGACGCCCTGCTGGGCCGGGTCACCAGCGCCAGCCGGATGCTCACCTACGGCGCGATCCCCCTCGGCGCCCTGTGCGGCGGGTTCATCGCCAAGGAGTTCGGCCTCATCGCCCCGTGGATCGTCGGTGGTGTGCTGTCCCTGCTGGTCACCATCGTCTCGATGCCCGCGATGCTCCGCTGGGACAAGGAAGTTCCGGACTAGCGAATCCGCAAGGCCAGGAACAGGTCAACCCGGTCCTCCAAAGAGGACAGTGAGCGCCCGGTCAGTTCCTCCACCCGCTGCATCCGGTACCGCAACGTGTTGACGTGCACGTGCAGCAACTCGGCTGTCCGCTGCCAGGACCCGGAACACTCCAGGAAGGTCCGCAGCGTCGACACCAGCTCGGAGTTGTGCGACGAGTCGTAGCTCAGGACCGGGCCCAGCACCCGGTCCTGGAAGGTCTGGCGCACGTCGTCGGGCACCGACGCGATCAGCAGCATGTGCGAGTCGACCTCGTCGGCCGTCGCCACCGCCACCCTGCTGTGCCGCAGTTCGGCCAGTCCACGCACGTGCCGT is drawn from Actinokineospora alba and contains these coding sequences:
- the gcl gene encoding glyoxylate carboligase, with translation MPRMTAARAAVEILKREGVTHAFGLPGAAINPFYAALRASGGIDHVLARHVEGASHMAEGYTRAKPGNIGVCVGTSGPAGTDMITGLYSAAADSIPILCITGQAPVARLHKEDFQAVDITSIAKPVTKMAMTVLEAAQVPGAFQQAFHVMRSGRPGPVLLDLPIDVQLTEIEFDPDTYEPLPVYKPAATRAQIEKALDLLAEAQRPLIVAGGGIINADAADLLVEFAELTGVPVVPTLMGWGAIADDHPLMAGMVGLQTAHRYGNATMLESDFVLGIGNRWANRHTGGLDTYRQGRKFVHVDIEPTQIGRVFAPDYGIASDAKAALELFVEIARERTLPDRSEWAESCQARKRTLQRRTDFDNTPIKPQRVYQEMNRAFGPDTRYVTTIGLSQIAAAQFLHVYRPRHWINCGQAGPLGWTLPAAIGASVADPDTPVVALSGDYDFQFMIEELAVGAQFAIPYIHVVVNNAYLGLIRQAQRGFDMDFCVQLSFENINSPELGAYGVDHLKVAEGLGCKAIRVTDPDDLLSAFEKAKSMMAEFRVPVVVEVILERVTNISMGTEIDNVVEFEELATRPEHAPTAVLTLD
- a CDS encoding GNAT family N-acetyltransferase; protein product: MDYRTFKRKLDAPPEAVSQRLTYEDVVAKAITRADLSEDVRGINASLDLIRQTRGGSWPTGPVTEEYNYVDLVWHEAEFRDGGSYTYALYDTSDRYLGCCYLYPMGGRTPLTADNLDHDVDVSWWVTPEAYEQGYYVKVYRGLLEWLSELPFKNPYFSNREMPSD
- the allB gene encoding allantoinase AllB gives rise to the protein MTDFDLVLRARRVITGAGEQARWVGVRNERIAAIEPFDTPVRAAQVIDLADDEVLLPGLVDTHVHVNEPGRTEWEGFASATRAAAAGGVTTIVDMPLNSVPPTVDVDALRVKRKAAQGQVWVDTGFWGGAVPGNVSALRPLHDAGVFGFKCFLLHSGVDEFPHLTAAELDEAMRAVAAFDGLLIVHAEDADTIDHAPHEPGAAYADFLRSRPRVAEDVAIAQVIELAKSTGCRAHILHLSSADALPMIAAARGEGVRLTVETCPHYLSFTAEEIGDGATQFKCCPPIREADNREQLWQALAEGVIDCVVSDHSPCTPELKRLDLGDFAVAWGGISSIQLGLPAVWSGARERGHTLANVVEWMAERPATVAGLANKGRVAVGADADFCVFAPDAEFVVDPAALHHKNPITPYAGRALTGVVRETWLRGTRVAERPHGQLISRGES
- a CDS encoding GNAT family N-acetyltransferase; this encodes MSIETERAGPRLGGLSAAAWDGLAGPHFYSSADWLGYCAAEFGGESAAAVSYQDGAPVCAVPYAWAGDSLFGRYRWHNILTAAGLPAPAPEGILVGPREGYQAHFLGTPGPAALGEVVDQVRVAARGQSCVAMYVTTEDALALRRAGVTATPVLLDADAWVEVPGGDRAKWEASLSSKRRTMVRREQRKFRDSGYRIEQVPLTGCWERLGAVASATQAKYGHATTPEVELAALRSHAVHMGDAAQVALLSTPEGSVVGFCLYYVWRGTAFLRWVGFDYERLAGCEYFSVVYYAQIECATELGIQWLHAGVGAMEAKAMRGARLRPLWLVDLTEDSVLAGAEPEIRAHNAAAYGELKAASATASAVDDDAWRPFL
- the alc gene encoding allantoicase yields the protein MSDFTDLPDLAVRTLGGGVVAANDELFAERENLIRPTAAVYQPHTFGHKGQIYDGWETRRRREPGHDWAIVRLGVPGVVRGVVVDTAWFVGNYPEHCTVEGAAVTGYPSPEELADADWVELVPKSALKGDTRNLFTVDSTKRFTHVRLNIFPDGGVARLRVHGEAVPDPALFDGVPLDLAAMENGGVITGCSNMFFGGPANLLLPGKARTMGEGWETARRRDDGNEWVEVRLAEEGVVRQVEIDTTHFVGNAPGWFRLSSGDLELIPRTRLQPDTRHLFVVEVPTPVRNIRVDTYPDGGFGRLRVYGALTPEGQARLTQRYTDSQH
- a CDS encoding hydroxypyruvate isomerase family protein, with the translated sequence MGHSLRFEVNCSILFTDLPLLERPRAAKDAGFDAVEFWWPFAEAVPADREVDAFVAALEDADVQLVGLNFFAGDMPGGDRGLVSWVGREQEFRDNVALVTEIGVRTGCRAFNALYGNRIAEVDPAAQDDLGAENLAHAAESAARIGGTVLIEAVSGPQPYPLRTAADAFAVIDRVGAPNVRFLADLFHLSVNGDDLDKVIDEYADRTAHVQIADAPGRHEPGSGDLAIDAALARLERAGYRGWVGLEYVPSTTTVESFAWLPRERRSSK
- a CDS encoding glycerate kinase yields the protein MDVLVAPDKFKGSLTAREVAAHLAAGLRSVVPGLAVREVPVADGGEGTLDAVVAGGFERVGVRASGPTGAPVDTGYALRDGVAVVELADVSGLARLPGGVLEPMRASSYGTGEVVRAALDAGARTVVLGLGGSACTDGGAGLLRALGARFLDRHGIEVDAWTEAERLDLSGLHPGARATEIVVASDVDNPLLGPHGAAAVYGPQKGADAAQVRMLDSALARWAEVVRRETGVDAAEQPGSGAAGGVGFASLALGATLRPGIAYLLDVLGFGKHLTEARLVVTGEGSLDEQTLRGKAPAGVAAAARAAGVPVVAVAGRIQLARADLAAAGFAGAYALTDLEPDPARCMAEAGPLLERLAAQRVATHLEVSP
- a CDS encoding 2-hydroxy-3-oxopropionate reductase, whose amino-acid sequence is MTTIGFIGLGIMGGPMAANLVKAGYDVVGCNLTQPPVDRLVAAGGRAASGIAEATRDADIVITMVPDSPDVEDAVLGDDGVLANAKPGLLLIDCSSIRPATSRAVAEAAVAQGVRVLDAPVSGGEQGAIDATLSIMVGGEASDFETAKPILDAVGKTVVHVGPHGAGQTVKAANQLIVAGTIELVAEAIVFLEAHGVDMDAAIKVLAGGLAGNAILDRKAANMLKRDFTPGFRLSLHHKDLGIVQAAARDAGVAIPLGAVVSQLVASMVARGDGSLDHSGLLKLVQELSGR